The window GAGGTGATCCCCCAATACTGCGAGTACGAGCGTTTCAGCACCACCTGCCTCAACGCCTACGTGGGACCCAAAACGGCCAAGTACGTGCAGAATCTGGATCGCGCGCTGAAGGAGAACCAATTCCGCTCGGGATTGCACCTGATGCAATCCAGCGGCGGGGTGGCCACGGTGCTGGGGGCGGTGCAGCGTCCGGTGACGATGCCGTAACGGAAGACTTGTCCGCAGACCTGCAGGACACGGTGCGCCAGATCATGAGCGCCACGCTCTTCGGTTTTGCGCATCGCTGCGAGAAGTTCCGGCGCATCGATTTCAGCAATGGGGCGGCGCGCCAAATCGGGAAAGGCGTTTTTCTCAAGCCGTCGCAACACATCCGCCGCATGGGTCGGTACCCAAAGATGGCGTTGCTTCTTGTGCCATTCGCGGGCGACCGCCTCGAAGGAATTTTCAGCGGAATTTTTTGCACGTATTTTTTCGGCCCGGCGCTCGGCGGCGGGGTCCAGGTTGTTATCCAGGCGCTTTAGTTCTACGTCCCGTCGTCTTCGCGCTTCCTTCAGTCCGATCCTCGGATAGACGCCGAGTGAGAGCGATTTTTCTTTTCCCGCCAGCCAATAGCGAAGACGCCAGTATTTCTTGCCATCGGCATAAACCCAAAGATAGAGGCCGCTCGAATCGGGGAGCTTGCGAATCTTTTTGCCCTCACTGGTGGCATGTCTGCATTTGGCATCGCTAAGCATGGTACTCTCGACCGTGGTAACTTTTCCTCAGAACAAACTTATACCACGAAAGTTACCACGGTTCTGGCCCGGATACAACGAGACATCACAACGCTAAATCGGACAGAAAACGACCATAACCCTTGGCATTATTGGACTCTTCTGGACAGTCATGGACGCTCACGGACGAAAGCATGGCGGAGGGGGTGGGATTCGAACCCACGGTACGGCAAACCGTACACTTGATTTCGAGTCAAGCCCATTCGACCACTCTGGCACCCCTCCGAGGCGCGGTATTGTATATGAAAAAGGGACCCGCTTGGGTCCCTTTGGGTATCCCCGGTTATTCGGGAATGAATAACGAACGCGGTTCGATTTTATTCGGTTATCCTTTCATAGATGATGGTACCGACTACAACTAGCGCACCCGCATTCAAGATGGCGCTGATATTCTCAAATATTGCGGTTATGTATTTACCAGCTTGAGGAATATCACCGAGGCCACCACTGACAGCCGCTGTGGCCAAGGCAACTACCGTGACCAGATAAAGCGTTCTGCGGTCTGCTTCAACGAAGTATCCAATCCCCAGGCCAAGTATGGCCAAAACCAACCCGGCATACTCAAATGTCGTCCAAAACGCAAAAACAATCGCTGCTGCTGCTGCGACCATACGAACAATTTTTGCTGCACCCATGTTTTTCTCCCTTATTGTTTTCTCGAGACTTATTTTTTTAACCGCCGAAGTTTAGTCTTTAAAGCAAATGGCAACAATAATAATGGCTGCTGTATTGCAGCAAAAACCACATAAGAAAAATGCAAACCATTTGTCTTACAAGGGAAAAAAGTTTGCTGCATTGCGATTAAGGCGCTCCGCGGTATATCCTGCCTGTAGTCCAATACAAATCAATAATGCGCGCATTATGCGGCTCAACAATGGGCCGATGCGGTCCCGCCGCTGCCATCGTCCTGCTGATTTCGCCTCTGCTCGCACCGAGTGCTATCTTTCGGCTGGCTATGGCTAACCTTTTCACAGAGCTCAAACGCCGGAACGTATTCAAGGTGGCCGTGGCTTACGCGGCGATCGGCTGGCTGCTGGCCGAGATCGGCGATTTGTTATTTACCACATTCGAAGCGCCCGGCTGGGTGATGAAGGTCTATGCGACCCTGATTATCCTGGGGTTCCCGCTGGCCCTGTTCCTGGCCTGGGCG of the Pseudomonadota bacterium genome contains:
- a CDS encoding integrase arm-type DNA-binding domain-containing protein, which encodes MLSDAKCRHATSEGKKIRKLPDSSGLYLWVYADGKKYWRLRYWLAGKEKSLSLGVYPRIGLKEARRRRDVELKRLDNNLDPAAERRAEKIRAKNSAENSFEAVAREWHKKQRHLWVPTHAADVLRRLEKNAFPDLARRPIAEIDAPELLAAMRKTEERGAHDLAHRVLQVCGQVFRYGIVTGRCTAPSTVATPPLDCIRCNPERNWFSFSARSRFCTYLAVLGPT